A window of the Amycolatopsis solani genome harbors these coding sequences:
- a CDS encoding helix-turn-helix domain-containing protein — protein MPIVVRIDVELAKRKMSVGEFAEKVGLTPANVAVLKNGRAKAVRFSTLEAMCRVLGCQPGDLLEWVDD, from the coding sequence ATGCCGATCGTCGTGCGCATCGACGTCGAACTGGCCAAGCGGAAGATGAGCGTCGGCGAGTTCGCCGAGAAGGTGGGCCTGACCCCGGCGAACGTGGCGGTGCTGAAGAACGGCCGCGCGAAAGCGGTCCGGTTCAGCACACTGGAAGCGATGTGCCGGGTCCTGGGTTGCCAGCCCGGCGATCTGCTGGAGTGGGTGGACGACTGA
- a CDS encoding DUF2975 domain-containing protein — translation MVTEKWAVAALRVFLVVLFGVLVVFQTLSLPGGIAYTTSQNPHDAGLRWPLTAIAVFLVLCVEVVLVATWKLLTLVKNDRIFTPASLKWVDVIVWAVAAAWLVFVGMLLFVGFNADDPGMPMLLFLVTVAITVFGLLLVVMRALLRRATTLQSDLEAVI, via the coding sequence ATGGTTACCGAGAAGTGGGCCGTTGCCGCGCTCAGAGTGTTTCTGGTGGTGCTGTTCGGCGTCCTCGTGGTGTTCCAGACGCTGTCGCTGCCGGGCGGGATCGCCTACACGACGTCGCAGAACCCGCACGACGCCGGCCTGCGCTGGCCGCTGACCGCCATCGCGGTGTTCCTCGTGCTGTGCGTCGAGGTGGTGCTCGTCGCGACCTGGAAGCTGCTGACCCTGGTCAAGAACGACCGCATCTTCACCCCCGCGTCGCTGAAGTGGGTCGACGTGATCGTCTGGGCGGTGGCCGCCGCGTGGCTGGTCTTCGTCGGCATGCTGCTCTTCGTGGGCTTCAACGCGGACGACCCGGGCATGCCGATGCTGCTGTTCCTGGTGACCGTCGCGATCACGGTGTTCGGCCTGCTCCTCGTGGTGATGCGCGCCCTGCTCCGGCGGGCGACCACGCTGCAGTCCGATCTGGAAGCGGTCATCTGA
- a CDS encoding PucR family transcriptional regulator, translating to MGIEALARPVPREHRELVREMLTRLPEFADRLARLLSEEDEFYRQVEHVAPGELRQVCRANLERALTALVDGRGLALDAARKTGLVQARQGIPLPAVLRAFRIGGTFVYEALLELAGPEFLNPTRTIEINSYVWKAIDLYSDALTTAYEEVAAEPSHANARLLDDLLRGRLASQADMEAAARELGLPTAGMFVAVVTERVEPDEQDSVEALLRARRWRSAWRPGGEAGLVAIDRIEDVRRLREVLGSLPVAAGMSKPFSGFPDVPDALHRARIARRSLPSATPGVVVFGDSPVTTLVAAAPGMARDVVRSALTGVLTLPGAERKVLLDTLLAWFAGHGSAKEAADRLFVHPNTVRYRLRRVQELTKRDLTDPVDIGELYVALESVRLDPELD from the coding sequence ATGGGCATCGAAGCTCTGGCCAGGCCGGTACCGCGCGAGCACCGTGAGCTCGTGCGCGAAATGCTGACCAGGCTGCCGGAGTTCGCCGATCGGCTCGCCCGCCTGCTCAGCGAAGAGGACGAGTTCTACCGCCAGGTCGAGCACGTCGCGCCCGGCGAGCTGCGCCAGGTCTGCCGGGCCAACCTCGAACGAGCGCTGACCGCGCTGGTCGACGGCCGCGGTCTCGCCCTCGACGCCGCCCGCAAGACCGGGCTCGTCCAGGCGCGCCAGGGCATCCCGCTGCCCGCGGTGCTGCGCGCGTTCCGGATCGGCGGCACCTTCGTCTACGAAGCCCTGCTCGAACTCGCCGGCCCGGAGTTCCTCAACCCCACCCGGACGATCGAGATCAACTCCTACGTCTGGAAGGCGATCGACCTCTACTCCGACGCGCTGACCACGGCGTACGAAGAGGTCGCCGCCGAGCCGTCGCACGCGAACGCGCGGCTGCTGGACGACCTGCTGCGCGGGCGGCTCGCGAGCCAGGCCGACATGGAGGCGGCCGCGCGCGAGCTGGGCCTGCCGACCGCGGGCATGTTCGTCGCGGTGGTCACCGAACGCGTCGAGCCGGACGAGCAGGACTCCGTCGAAGCCCTGCTGCGGGCGCGCCGCTGGCGGTCGGCGTGGCGGCCCGGCGGCGAAGCGGGCCTGGTCGCGATCGACCGGATCGAAGACGTCCGGCGGCTGCGCGAAGTGCTGGGGTCGCTGCCGGTGGCAGCCGGGATGAGCAAGCCGTTCAGCGGGTTCCCCGACGTCCCGGACGCCCTGCACCGCGCGCGGATCGCCCGCCGCTCGCTGCCGTCGGCGACGCCGGGCGTGGTGGTGTTCGGCGATTCGCCGGTGACGACGCTGGTGGCGGCCGCGCCCGGGATGGCCCGCGACGTCGTCCGCTCCGCACTGACCGGGGTGCTCACCCTGCCCGGCGCGGAACGCAAGGTCCTGCTCGACACGCTGCTCGCGTGGTTCGCCGGCCACGGCTCGGCGAAGGAGGCGGCGGACCGGCTGTTCGTGCACCCCAACACGGTTCGCTACCGCCTGCGGCGCGTGCAGGAACTGACCAAGCGCGACCTGACCGACCCGGTCGACATCGGCGAGCTGTACGTCGCCCTGGAGTCGGTGCGGCTGGACCCGGAGCTCGACTGA
- a CDS encoding class I SAM-dependent methyltransferase, whose amino-acid sequence MTGLLADLPPGAKVLDLGAGTGRPTAELLAAAGHDVTGYDVAPKMVELARAQVPAARFEVGYMRELSFPDGDWDAITAFFSMLQLPRAEQETVIGRLAHWLKPGGLLVFATVPADVDGVDIVFMGHPVRASSFTTGTLTERLRAAGLEIVREEEALFVPDHPGAGPEPHVYLTARKPD is encoded by the coding sequence ATCACCGGCCTCCTCGCGGACCTGCCACCCGGGGCGAAGGTGCTCGACCTCGGCGCGGGCACCGGGCGGCCGACCGCGGAGCTGCTGGCCGCCGCCGGCCACGACGTCACCGGGTACGACGTCGCGCCGAAGATGGTCGAGCTCGCGCGCGCCCAGGTCCCCGCCGCCCGCTTCGAGGTGGGTTACATGCGGGAACTGTCCTTTCCCGACGGTGACTGGGACGCGATCACGGCGTTCTTCTCGATGCTGCAGCTCCCCCGGGCCGAGCAGGAAACCGTGATCGGCCGCCTGGCGCACTGGCTGAAACCCGGCGGCCTGCTGGTGTTCGCGACCGTGCCGGCCGACGTCGACGGCGTCGACATCGTCTTCATGGGACACCCGGTCCGCGCGAGCAGCTTCACGACCGGGACGCTGACCGAGCGGCTCCGCGCGGCCGGGCTGGAGATCGTCCGCGAGGAGGAGGCCCTGTTCGTCCCCGACCACCCCGGCGCCGGGCCGGAGCCGCACGTCTACCTGACCGCACGCAAACCGGACTGA
- a CDS encoding glycosyl hydrolase family 28-related protein, whose product MSRRTFGAALVAVTALVSVAAPAAAADRPVVTRAALDPALVAGRGATVGFLEQEAENARTDGVVIGPDRTAYTLPSEASGRRAVRLAPGQYVEFTLPAAANAITVRYSIPDAPRGGGITAPLDVTVNGGHRQRMTLTSQYSWLYNQYPFTNDPDADLLHPDWWITECGCVPATTTPAPVIQKPFRPSHFYDEQRLLLGRSYRAGDKVRLTASAAAAWTVVDLLDSEQVAPPRVVPFAANAVLFGADPTGRRDSADAIDRAVAFARRTHLKVYLPPGTYQVNRHLVVDDVTIEGAGSWYTTLKGHGVGVYGEEAAAGGSHDVHLSGFAIEGDVRERVDTDQVNAIGGALSDSTVDSLYLHHTKVGLWFDGPMARTRITHNVIADQIADGLNFHTGVTDSLVSGNFVRNTGDDGLAMWSEKDADARNVFDHNTIQTPVLANGIAVYGGVDNTVSGNLVADPIREGSAIQVGSRFGAEAFGGALRITDNTTVRAGTFELNWKIGLGALWFYALEKDIAADVEVTGDHFLDSTYNAIMLVSDFPVKDKYSITGLRFADLRVDGTGTSVLSARSAGSASFRNVDARNVGAVGVNNCGSFNFPPTGSEFTLTDVGGNDGGWLAPWLLPNTITCDDRPPVVAPPAPSRW is encoded by the coding sequence ATGTCGCGACGCACCTTCGGAGCCGCGCTCGTCGCGGTGACCGCTCTCGTGTCGGTGGCCGCACCGGCCGCCGCCGCCGACCGGCCGGTCGTGACGCGGGCCGCGCTCGACCCCGCGCTGGTCGCCGGGCGCGGCGCCACCGTCGGCTTCCTGGAACAGGAGGCGGAGAACGCGCGCACCGACGGCGTGGTGATCGGCCCCGACCGCACGGCGTACACGCTGCCTTCGGAGGCGTCGGGACGGCGAGCCGTCCGGCTCGCGCCGGGGCAGTACGTCGAGTTCACGCTGCCCGCCGCGGCGAACGCGATCACCGTCCGCTACAGCATTCCCGACGCCCCGCGCGGCGGTGGGATCACCGCGCCCCTCGACGTCACGGTGAACGGCGGCCACCGGCAGCGGATGACGCTGACCTCGCAGTATTCGTGGCTGTACAACCAATACCCGTTCACCAACGACCCGGACGCGGACCTGCTGCACCCGGACTGGTGGATCACCGAGTGCGGGTGCGTGCCGGCCACGACCACGCCTGCGCCGGTGATCCAAAAACCGTTCCGCCCCAGCCACTTCTACGACGAACAGCGGCTCCTGCTCGGGCGGTCGTACCGGGCGGGGGACAAGGTGCGCCTCACCGCGTCGGCCGCCGCCGCGTGGACCGTCGTCGACCTGCTCGACTCCGAGCAGGTGGCGCCGCCCCGCGTGGTTCCCTTCGCCGCCAACGCCGTGCTCTTCGGCGCCGACCCGACCGGACGCCGCGACTCGGCCGACGCCATCGACCGCGCCGTCGCCTTCGCGCGGCGCACGCACCTGAAGGTCTACCTGCCGCCGGGCACGTACCAGGTCAACCGGCACCTCGTCGTCGACGACGTCACGATCGAAGGCGCCGGCAGCTGGTACACGACCCTCAAGGGTCACGGTGTCGGCGTCTACGGCGAAGAAGCCGCCGCCGGGGGCAGCCACGACGTCCACCTCTCGGGCTTCGCGATCGAAGGCGACGTCCGGGAACGCGTCGACACCGACCAGGTCAACGCGATCGGCGGCGCGCTCAGCGACTCCACTGTGGACTCCCTGTACCTGCACCACACGAAGGTCGGCCTCTGGTTCGACGGGCCGATGGCGCGCACGCGGATCACGCACAACGTCATCGCCGACCAGATCGCCGACGGGCTGAACTTCCACACCGGAGTCACGGATTCTTTGGTGTCGGGCAACTTCGTCCGCAACACCGGCGACGACGGGCTGGCGATGTGGTCGGAGAAGGATGCCGACGCACGCAACGTGTTCGACCACAACACGATCCAGACCCCGGTGCTGGCCAACGGGATCGCGGTGTACGGCGGCGTCGACAACACCGTCTCCGGCAACCTGGTGGCGGACCCGATCCGCGAGGGCAGCGCGATCCAGGTGGGGTCGCGGTTCGGGGCCGAGGCGTTCGGCGGGGCGCTGCGGATCACGGACAACACGACCGTGCGGGCGGGGACGTTCGAACTGAACTGGAAGATCGGGCTGGGCGCGCTCTGGTTCTACGCGCTGGAGAAGGACATCGCCGCGGACGTCGAGGTGACCGGCGACCACTTCCTCGACAGCACGTACAACGCGATCATGCTGGTCAGCGACTTCCCGGTGAAGGACAAGTACTCGATCACCGGGCTGCGGTTCGCGGACCTGCGGGTCGACGGCACCGGGACGTCGGTGCTCAGCGCGCGGTCGGCGGGCTCGGCGTCGTTCCGGAACGTCGACGCGCGCAACGTGGGCGCGGTGGGTGTGAACAACTGCGGGTCGTTCAACTTCCCGCCGACGGGATCGGAGTTCACGCTGACGGACGTGGGCGGCAACGACGGCGGCTGGCTGGCGCCGTGGCTGCTGCCGAACACGATCACCTGCGACGACCGGCCACCGGTCGTGGCGCCGCCCGCCCCGTCGCGGTGGTGA
- a CDS encoding nitroreductase family deazaflavin-dependent oxidoreductase: MRGVFAGFGKSKAFAVLGRALVPADRVLLRISGGRVGVGTAVGLRTLLLTTVGRRSGEPRQVPLLYVERAGGYVVIGSNWGGENHPAWSANLLARPAATVALHGRTVDVTGRLLTGDERQEMWDAVAAYWPAYDRYAVRAEHREIRVFLLEPVSR, from the coding sequence TTGCGCGGGGTGTTCGCGGGGTTCGGGAAGAGCAAGGCGTTCGCGGTGCTGGGGCGGGCGCTCGTGCCCGCCGACCGGGTGCTGCTGCGGATCAGCGGCGGCCGGGTCGGCGTCGGCACCGCGGTCGGGCTGCGGACGTTGCTGCTCACCACCGTCGGCCGCCGCAGCGGTGAGCCGCGGCAGGTGCCGCTGCTGTACGTCGAGCGCGCCGGCGGTTACGTCGTGATCGGCTCGAACTGGGGCGGCGAGAACCACCCGGCCTGGTCGGCGAACCTCCTCGCGCGCCCGGCGGCCACGGTCGCGCTGCACGGCCGGACGGTGGACGTCACCGGCCGCCTGCTGACCGGGGACGAGCGCCAGGAGATGTGGGACGCCGTCGCCGCGTACTGGCCCGCGTACGACCGCTACGCCGTGCGGGCCGAGCACCGCGAAATCCGCGTCTTCCTGCTGGAGCCGGTCAGCCGATGA
- a CDS encoding GNAT family N-acetyltransferase produces the protein MDTPLNTDRLVIRDWTVDDAEAAFAVYGAEDVTHWLTPAMDRVGDIAAMRSVLHAWQEAQPNLPPPRGRWAIERKEDGAVIGGLGIRLLPPFEEDLELSWQLSPGFWGQGYASEAATALIEWAFTQDTEELFAVARPNNTRAIAVAKRLGMQWVGETDKYYNLRLQVYRIRHTDLIG, from the coding sequence ATGGACACCCCGCTGAACACCGACCGGCTCGTGATCCGGGACTGGACGGTGGACGACGCCGAAGCCGCGTTCGCCGTCTACGGCGCGGAAGACGTCACGCACTGGCTGACCCCGGCCATGGACCGCGTCGGCGACATCGCCGCGATGCGTTCGGTGCTGCACGCCTGGCAGGAGGCGCAGCCGAACCTGCCGCCGCCGCGGGGCCGGTGGGCGATCGAGCGCAAAGAGGACGGTGCCGTGATCGGGGGCCTCGGCATCCGGTTGCTGCCGCCGTTCGAAGAGGACCTCGAACTGTCCTGGCAGCTCAGCCCCGGCTTCTGGGGCCAGGGTTACGCCTCGGAAGCGGCGACCGCGCTCATCGAGTGGGCCTTCACCCAGGACACCGAGGAGCTCTTCGCGGTCGCGCGGCCGAACAACACGCGCGCGATCGCCGTCGCCAAGCGGCTCGGCATGCAGTGGGTCGGGGAGACCGACAAGTACTACAACCTGCGGCTCCAGGTGTACCGGATCCGGCACACCGACCTCATCGGCTGA
- a CDS encoding YdeI/OmpD-associated family protein, giving the protein MEQIEGVPVVEVTSVAGWRSWLASAPVPSVWLVIRRKHSRVPGVRVHEAMEQALCFGWIDSKALRRDAESTYLCFTPRKLRSTWSRVNRERVERLTAAGLMTPAGQAMIDLARRTGTWDVLAEAQNGVMPPELRRAFEGEAVARRCFEGFPPSSRRLILEWIARAKRPETRERRIAETVELARENRRAAHPKAA; this is encoded by the coding sequence ATGGAGCAAATCGAGGGTGTCCCCGTGGTGGAGGTCACGTCGGTGGCCGGCTGGCGGAGCTGGCTGGCGTCGGCCCCGGTCCCGTCGGTGTGGCTGGTGATCCGGCGCAAGCACAGCCGGGTGCCCGGCGTCCGGGTGCACGAGGCGATGGAGCAGGCGCTGTGCTTCGGCTGGATCGACAGCAAGGCCCTCCGGCGCGACGCGGAGAGCACGTACCTGTGTTTCACGCCGCGAAAGCTGCGGAGCACGTGGAGCCGGGTGAACCGCGAGCGGGTGGAGCGCCTGACGGCGGCGGGCCTGATGACCCCGGCCGGCCAGGCGATGATCGACCTCGCCCGCCGGACGGGGACCTGGGACGTACTCGCCGAGGCCCAAAACGGGGTGATGCCCCCGGAGCTTCGCCGCGCGTTCGAGGGGGAGGCGGTGGCACGGCGGTGCTTCGAGGGGTTTCCGCCGTCGTCGCGACGGCTGATCCTGGAGTGGATCGCGAGGGCGAAGCGGCCGGAGACGCGGGAACGGCGGATCGCCGAGACGGTGGAGCTGGCCCGGGAGAACCGCCGGGCGGCCCACCCGAAGGCGGCGTAA
- a CDS encoding pyridoxal phosphate-dependent decarboxylase family protein, which translates to MRALLTRAAELAAGYRAGLPDRPVATATAPAFGGPLPDGPASPSEVLEELARAAEPGLVATAGPRFFGFVIGGALPAATAADVLAAGWDQNAFNAVLSPAAAAAEETAGRWLKDLLGLPATASAGFVTGGQGANTVGLAAARHHVLAEAGWDVERDGLAGAPRVRIVASEERHATIDRALRLLGFGTSAIEPVAAGRQGAIDVDDLRSTLDAGSGPVIVCLQAGNVNTGACDDLRAACEAARAHRAWVHVDGAFGLWAAANPATAPLLDGVELADSWACDGHKWLNVPYDSGFVFCARPDVHAEAIAYRAAYLTGAGEVSGMGDLTLESSRRARGFAVWAALRELGRDGVAELVERCCRLARRFAGRLAAGGAEIANDVVLNQVLVSFGDVDVDALVRNVQADGTCWLGGTTWRGRRHLRISVSNWSTTEADVDRSAAAILRLAAETRQ; encoded by the coding sequence ATGCGTGCCCTGCTGACCCGCGCCGCCGAGCTGGCCGCCGGCTACCGGGCCGGCCTCCCGGACCGTCCGGTCGCGACCGCGACCGCCCCCGCGTTCGGTGGTCCGCTCCCGGACGGCCCGGCCTCACCGTCCGAAGTGCTCGAAGAACTCGCCCGCGCCGCCGAGCCGGGGCTCGTCGCGACGGCCGGGCCGCGGTTCTTCGGGTTCGTCATCGGGGGTGCGCTGCCCGCCGCCACCGCGGCCGACGTCCTCGCCGCCGGGTGGGACCAGAACGCCTTCAACGCCGTCCTGTCACCGGCCGCGGCCGCCGCCGAGGAGACCGCCGGGCGCTGGCTCAAGGACCTGCTCGGCCTCCCCGCCACCGCGTCCGCCGGGTTCGTCACCGGCGGACAGGGCGCGAACACCGTCGGGCTCGCCGCCGCGCGGCACCACGTCCTCGCCGAAGCGGGCTGGGACGTCGAGCGCGACGGGCTGGCCGGCGCGCCGCGCGTCCGGATCGTCGCGAGCGAAGAACGGCACGCCACCATCGACCGGGCCCTCCGGCTGCTCGGCTTCGGTACCAGCGCGATCGAGCCGGTGGCCGCCGGACGTCAGGGAGCCATCGATGTCGATGACCTCCGGAGCACCCTCGACGCCGGTAGCGGGCCGGTGATCGTCTGCCTCCAGGCGGGCAACGTCAACACCGGTGCCTGCGACGACCTCCGCGCCGCCTGTGAAGCCGCGCGCGCCCACCGGGCCTGGGTGCACGTCGACGGCGCCTTCGGCCTGTGGGCCGCGGCGAACCCGGCCACCGCGCCGCTGCTCGACGGCGTCGAGCTTGCCGACTCCTGGGCCTGCGACGGCCACAAGTGGCTCAACGTCCCGTACGACTCGGGGTTCGTCTTCTGCGCCCGGCCGGACGTCCACGCCGAGGCGATCGCCTACCGCGCCGCGTACCTGACCGGGGCCGGCGAAGTCTCCGGCATGGGCGACCTGACCTTGGAATCCTCGCGCCGCGCCCGGGGCTTCGCGGTCTGGGCGGCGCTGCGCGAACTCGGCCGCGACGGGGTCGCCGAGCTCGTCGAGCGCTGCTGCCGGCTCGCGCGCCGGTTCGCCGGACGGCTCGCGGCCGGTGGCGCCGAAATCGCCAACGACGTCGTGCTCAACCAGGTCCTGGTGTCCTTCGGGGACGTCGACGTCGACGCGCTGGTCCGGAACGTCCAGGCCGACGGCACCTGCTGGCTGGGCGGCACGACCTGGCGCGGCCGCCGTCACCTGCGGATCTCGGTGTCCAACTGGTCGACGACCGAAGCCGACGTCGACCGCTCGGCCGCCGCGATCCTCCGGCTGGCCGCGGAAACCCGTCAGTAG
- a CDS encoding glycoside hydrolase family 18 protein, with the protein MKKSIAAVAVALAGAAVVAPPAEAGQAKGKVMAYFADWDVYARNYHVKDIETSGSAAELTHINYAFGNVTGGGCAVGDPWADHDMPYDAATSVSGQADSGTLHGSFNQILELKKLHPKLKVLWSFGGWTWSSGFPEAAKNPAAFAESCYNLVNDPRWAGVFDGIDIDWEYPNACGDTCDTSGPKAFTGLVKALRAKFGNKQLVTAAITADGSKNGKIDATDYGSASRYLDWYNVMTYDYFVAGGQPTGPTAPHSPLRAYPGLPHAGYYADAAIQKLRHQGVPSSKLLLGLGFYGRGWDGVTQKQPGGTATGPAPGTYEAGVEDYKVLKNSCPANGKVAGTAYAKCGSQWWSYDTPETASAKAGYAKSQGLGGVFAWELSGDTANAELLRAIAGRC; encoded by the coding sequence ATGAAAAAGAGCATCGCCGCCGTCGCAGTGGCACTGGCCGGCGCCGCCGTCGTCGCGCCGCCCGCGGAAGCCGGGCAGGCCAAGGGCAAGGTGATGGCCTACTTCGCCGACTGGGACGTCTACGCGCGCAACTACCACGTCAAGGACATCGAGACGTCCGGCTCGGCGGCGGAGCTGACCCACATCAACTACGCGTTCGGCAACGTCACGGGCGGCGGCTGCGCCGTCGGCGACCCGTGGGCCGACCACGACATGCCCTACGACGCCGCCACGAGCGTCAGCGGCCAGGCCGACAGCGGCACCCTGCACGGCAGCTTCAACCAGATCCTCGAGCTGAAGAAGCTGCACCCGAAGCTCAAGGTGCTGTGGTCCTTCGGTGGCTGGACCTGGTCGTCCGGTTTCCCGGAGGCGGCCAAGAACCCGGCCGCGTTCGCCGAGTCCTGCTACAACCTGGTCAACGACCCGCGCTGGGCGGGGGTCTTCGACGGCATCGACATCGACTGGGAATACCCCAACGCCTGCGGCGACACCTGCGACACCAGCGGGCCGAAGGCGTTCACCGGACTGGTCAAGGCGCTGCGCGCGAAGTTCGGGAACAAGCAGCTGGTCACCGCCGCCATCACCGCGGACGGCTCGAAGAACGGCAAGATCGACGCCACCGACTACGGCAGCGCGAGCCGGTACCTCGACTGGTACAACGTGATGACCTACGACTACTTCGTCGCCGGCGGCCAGCCGACCGGGCCCACCGCGCCGCACTCGCCGCTGCGGGCCTACCCGGGCCTTCCGCACGCCGGGTACTACGCCGACGCGGCCATCCAGAAGCTGCGCCACCAGGGCGTGCCGTCGTCGAAGCTGCTGCTCGGCCTCGGTTTCTACGGCCGCGGCTGGGACGGCGTCACGCAGAAGCAGCCCGGCGGCACCGCCACCGGCCCGGCACCGGGCACGTACGAAGCCGGCGTCGAGGACTACAAGGTCTTGAAGAACAGCTGCCCGGCGAACGGGAAGGTCGCCGGTACGGCGTACGCGAAGTGCGGCTCGCAGTGGTGGAGCTACGACACGCCCGAAACGGCCTCGGCCAAGGCGGGGTACGCGAAGTCGCAGGGGCTCGGCGGCGTGTTCGCCTGGGAGCTGTCCGGCGACACCGCGAACGCGGAACTGCTGCGGGCCATCGCCGGCCGCTGCTGA
- a CDS encoding MFS transporter, whose translation MTISSTRTAAPALLALTTAAFVTVLTEALPAGVLPGMSAGLGVGESAAGQAVTIYALGTALTAIPLAAATAAWPRKRLLLAGVAGFAVANTVTTFSADYALTMVARFVAGIAAGVVWALLAGYARRLVPDGHGKAIAVVMAGIPLALSLGIPAGTFLGDLLGWRWAFGVMSAIAVVLLAWIAARVPDQPGQAGGRFPVRRTLTVPGVVPVLAVTLVFVLAHTVLYTYIATFLAHAGLGGSVDVVLLVFGVASMAGIGIVGAVIDRALRTLTVLSTILVAVAAALLAVFAGSPVLVYAAVALWGLGWGGVPTLLQTAAGNAGGEAADNAQAMLVTLWNAAMAAGGVAGGVLLDAAGPSSFPWALLVLLLPVLAVVLGARRHGFPAAS comes from the coding sequence ATGACGATCTCCAGCACCCGGACGGCGGCTCCCGCCCTCCTCGCGTTGACCACCGCCGCGTTCGTCACCGTGCTCACCGAGGCGCTGCCCGCCGGCGTGCTGCCCGGGATGAGCGCCGGGCTCGGCGTCGGCGAGTCCGCCGCGGGCCAGGCCGTGACGATCTACGCGCTCGGCACCGCGCTCACCGCGATCCCGCTCGCCGCGGCCACCGCGGCCTGGCCGCGCAAGCGCTTGCTGCTGGCCGGCGTGGCCGGGTTCGCCGTGGCCAACACCGTCACGACGTTCTCCGCGGACTACGCGCTGACGATGGTGGCGCGGTTCGTCGCGGGGATCGCCGCCGGGGTGGTCTGGGCGCTGCTCGCCGGGTACGCGCGCCGGCTCGTCCCGGACGGCCACGGCAAAGCGATCGCGGTCGTGATGGCGGGCATCCCCCTGGCGCTGTCGCTGGGCATCCCGGCCGGGACGTTCCTCGGCGACCTGCTCGGCTGGCGCTGGGCGTTCGGCGTGATGTCGGCGATCGCGGTGGTGCTGCTGGCCTGGATCGCCGCGCGGGTCCCGGACCAGCCGGGGCAGGCGGGCGGCCGGTTCCCGGTCCGGCGCACGCTGACCGTGCCGGGCGTGGTCCCCGTGCTGGCCGTGACGCTCGTGTTCGTCCTGGCGCACACCGTGCTCTACACCTACATCGCGACCTTCCTCGCCCACGCCGGGCTCGGCGGTTCGGTCGACGTCGTCCTGCTGGTGTTCGGCGTCGCGTCGATGGCCGGCATCGGGATCGTCGGCGCGGTGATCGACCGCGCCCTGCGCACGCTCACGGTGCTCAGCACGATCCTGGTCGCGGTGGCCGCGGCGCTGCTGGCGGTGTTCGCGGGCAGCCCGGTGCTGGTCTACGCCGCCGTGGCGCTGTGGGGACTCGGCTGGGGCGGCGTCCCGACGTTGCTCCAAACGGCCGCGGGGAACGCCGGCGGCGAAGCGGCGGACAACGCGCAGGCCATGCTCGTCACGCTGTGGAACGCGGCGATGGCCGCGGGCGGGGTGGCCGGCGGCGTCCTGCTCGACGCCGCCGGGCCGTCGTCGTTCCCCTGGGCGCTGCTCGTGCTCCTGCTGCCGGTGCTGGCCGTGGTGCTCGGCGCGCGGCGGCACGGGTTCCCGGCGGCGTCCTGA
- a CDS encoding MerR family transcriptional regulator, with amino-acid sequence MRIGELAERTGTARRLLRYYEEQGLIIASRGANGYRDYDEPTVDRVLQVRGLLDAGLPTRIIKQILPCLDKPRAIYFPDATPEMLATLEAERDRMARRAECLLRNRDAISGYLDAVREYNRA; translated from the coding sequence ATGCGGATCGGCGAGCTGGCGGAACGCACGGGCACCGCGCGCCGGCTGCTCCGGTACTACGAGGAGCAGGGCCTGATCATCGCTTCACGCGGGGCGAACGGCTACCGCGACTACGACGAGCCGACGGTCGACCGCGTGCTCCAGGTCCGCGGCCTGCTCGACGCCGGGCTGCCGACGCGGATCATCAAGCAGATCCTGCCGTGCCTGGACAAGCCGCGCGCGATCTACTTCCCGGACGCCACCCCGGAAATGCTCGCCACGCTGGAGGCCGAGCGCGACCGGATGGCACGGCGCGCGGAATGCCTGCTGCGCAACCGCGACGCGATCTCCGGGTACCTGGACGCGGTGCGCGAGTACAACCGCGCCTAG